In Rhinoraja longicauda isolate Sanriku21f chromosome 16, sRhiLon1.1, whole genome shotgun sequence, the genomic stretch ACATCGACAACAGCACCTGGAGCCGCATCGGGTTCACCGAGCACCGGCGCACGGCGGCCGACCGCGACTTCGACCCGTGCggtgtccgcacctcggacatcGTGGTGCTGCCCGGCGTGGCGGTCAGCCGCCGCAGCACGGGGGTCATCGAGATGGACATCAAGCCGCTGCGCAAGACGGAGAAGACCAAATCTTATTACCTGTGCACGGCGAACGGCCGGGCTCCCGAGCCGGCAGACTGGCTCTACCACGACGCCGAAGACaccatggtggtggtggtggaggaacggAAATTCTTGCTGCCTTTCTGGCTGCAGGTCATCTTCATCTCGGTGCTGCTCTGCCTGTCGGGCATGTTCAGCGGCCTCAATCTGGGCCTGATGGCACTCGACCCCATGGAGCTGCGCATCGTGCAGAACTGCGGCACGGACAAGGAGAAGAACTACGCCAAGCGCATTGAGCCGGTGCGGCGACAGGGCAACTACCTGCTCTGTTCGCTGCTGCTGGGCAACGTGCTGGTCAACACCACCCTCACCATCTTGCTGGACGACATCGCCGGCTCAGGTGTGGTGGCCGTGGCCATGTCCACCGTGGGCATCGTTATCTTCGGAGAGATCGTGCCTCAGGCTATCTGCTCCCGTCACGGCCTGGCAGTGGGCGCCAACACCATCGTCCTCACTAAGTTCTTCATGCTGCTTACCTTCCCCGCCTCGTATCCGGTCAGCCGGCTGCTCGACGTGATCCTGGGCCAGGAGATCGGTACCGTGTACAACCGCGAAAAGCTGCTGGAGATGCTGCGGGTCACCGATCCTTACAACGACCTGGTCAAGGAGGAGCTCAACATTATCCAGGGCGCGCTGGAGCTCAGGACTAAGACGGTGGAGGACGTGATGACTCCTCTGCGGGACTGCTTCATGATCGCTTGCGAGGCGATCTTGGATTTCAGCACTATGTCCGAGATCATGGAGAGCGGTTACACCAGGATCCCGGTCTACGAGGGCGAGCGGTCCAACATCGTTGATCTGCTTTTTGTCAAGGACCTGGCATTTGTGGACCCCGATGACTGCACTCCTTTGAAGACCATCACCAAATTTTACAACCACCCCTTGCATTTTGTCTTTAACGACACCAAGCTGGATGCAATGTTGGAAGAATTTAAAAAAGGTGGGATAATGccgattatgttttatttttgatcAAATTGTCACTTTTGTAAATTTTTCTTACAGGTATCTTGTCTATCCTATGCTGCATTTGATGCATGTCAGGCAGTGCCAA encodes the following:
- the LOC144601324 gene encoding metal transporter CNNM2-like isoform X3 produces the protein MTNMAAGSSSSGRVGFFLGACCCCLLLLQGCEATAEGEEASTVIIGLRLEDTDDVTSMGGGVVRVSERTRVRLRLYGRHIDNSTWSRIGFTEHRRTAADRDFDPCGVRTSDIVVLPGVAVSRRSTGVIEMDIKPLRKTEKTKSYYLCTANGRAPEPADWLYHDAEDTMVVVVEERKFLLPFWLQVIFISVLLCLSGMFSGLNLGLMALDPMELRIVQNCGTDKEKNYAKRIEPVRRQGNYLLCSLLLGNVLVNTTLTILLDDIAGSGVVAVAMSTVGIVIFGEIVPQAICSRHGLAVGANTIVLTKFFMLLTFPASYPVSRLLDVILGQEIGTVYNREKLLEMLRVTDPYNDLVKEELNIIQGALELRTKTVEDVMTPLRDCFMIACEAILDFSTMSEIMESGYTRIPVYEGERSNIVDLLFVKDLAFVDPDDCTPLKTITKFYNHPLHFVFNDTKLDAMLEEFKKGKSHLAIVQRVNNEGEGDPFYEVLGIVTLEDVIEEIIKSEILDETDLYTDNRTKKKITHRERKQDFSAFKPTDNEMKVKISPQLLLATHRFLATEVEPFSPMQMSEKILLRLLKHPNVIQEMKFDDRNKKAPEHYLFHRNKPVDYFILILQGKVEVEAGKEVMKFEAGAFSYYGMMALTSSPACWKKIYQHLIHLLLT
- the LOC144601324 gene encoding metal transporter CNNM2-like isoform X2, which gives rise to MTNMAAGSSSSGRVGFFLGACCCCLLLLQGCEATAEGEEASTVIIGLRLEDTDDVTSMGGGVVRVSERTRVRLRLYGRHIDNSTWSRIGFTEHRRTAADRDFDPCGVRTSDIVVLPGVAVSRRSTGVIEMDIKPLRKTEKTKSYYLCTANGRAPEPADWLYHDAEDTMVVVVEERKFLLPFWLQVIFISVLLCLSGMFSGLNLGLMALDPMELRIVQNCGTDKEKNYAKRIEPVRRQGNYLLCSLLLGNVLVNTTLTILLDDIAGSGVVAVAMSTVGIVIFGEIVPQAICSRHGLAVGANTIVLTKFFMLLTFPASYPVSRLLDVILGQEIGTVYNREKLLEMLRVTDPYNDLVKEELNIIQGALELRTKTVEDVMTPLRDCFMIACEAILDFSTMSEIMESGYTRIPVYEGERSNIVDLLFVKDLAFVDPDDCTPLKTITKFYNHPLHFVFNDTKLDAMLEEFKKGKSHLAIVQRVNNEGEGDPFYEVLGIVTLEDVIEEIIKSEILDETDLYTDNRTKKKITHRERKQDFSAFKPTDNEMKVKISPQLLLATHRFLATEVEPFSPMQMSEKILLRLLKHPNVIQEMKFDDRNKKAPEHYLFHRNKPVDYFILILQGKVEVEAGKEVMKFEAGAFSYYGMMALTSSPDNRSPPRTCGLNHSDSLNRGDRIDSIASQMGSNNSQLNSLLQMYVPDYSVRALTDLQFVKITRQHYQNALMASIMDITPQSSDSENTKIELTLNEMHDHLPDETANLLNEQNCVTHKSNHSMHSEGKI